The proteins below are encoded in one region of Syntrophotalea carbinolica DSM 2380:
- the ubiE gene encoding bifunctional demethylmenaquinone methyltransferase/2-methoxy-6-polyprenyl-1,4-benzoquinol methylase UbiE: protein MNKDYRPGQDTRPLFDRIAPRYDLLNRLLSFGIDRRWRLAAVRELALAGAGRILDAATGTGDVALSIAAAYPRAEVVGVDLSMNMLRAAVPKLLPAEGRITLLQASCESLPLAAETCDAAIIAFGIRNVLQRQVALQEFSRVLKPGGRLLVLEFSQPTNPLLAGLYRCYSRHVLPRIGGLISDGAAYRYLPDSVEAFPARGEFLGMMEQSGFRHVRHRDLTGGIVTLYSGCRSLPGD, encoded by the coding sequence ATGAACAAAGATTACCGACCGGGACAGGATACGCGACCTCTTTTTGATCGTATCGCCCCCCGTTACGATTTGCTCAACCGCTTGCTGTCCTTTGGCATCGATCGCCGCTGGCGCCTGGCGGCGGTGCGGGAACTTGCCCTGGCTGGTGCAGGACGCATCCTGGATGCGGCGACCGGTACCGGCGATGTGGCCCTGTCCATCGCGGCTGCCTATCCTCGGGCTGAGGTGGTCGGGGTCGATCTTTCCATGAACATGTTGCGGGCGGCGGTGCCCAAGCTTTTGCCGGCCGAAGGGCGGATAACTCTCCTTCAGGCATCCTGCGAGAGTTTGCCGCTGGCTGCAGAAACGTGCGACGCTGCGATTATTGCTTTCGGCATCCGCAATGTGCTGCAGCGGCAGGTCGCTTTGCAGGAATTTTCCAGGGTGCTGAAGCCTGGCGGCCGCCTGCTCGTACTTGAGTTTTCTCAGCCGACCAACCCTCTGTTGGCTGGTTTGTATCGCTGCTATAGTCGGCATGTTCTGCCGCGTATCGGCGGTCTGATATCCGATGGCGCCGCTTACCGCTATTTGCCCGATTCCGTCGAGGCGTTTCCTGCGCGTGGGGAGTTTCTGGGCATGATGGAACAATCCGGCTTCCGGCATGTCAGGCATCGCGACCTGACCGGTGGCATCGTTACTCTTTACAGCGGTTGTCGTTCTTTGCCGGGTGACTGA
- a CDS encoding (deoxy)nucleoside triphosphate pyrophosphohydrolase, whose product MQPLIVTAALLRKRNQVLITQRPADKPHGGMWELPGGKLDGNESPQQALQRELREELGIEVAVEAVFDVVYHRYDWGAVLILVYECRWLGGKLQHLEVDDHRWIYPQDHSRYDILPADRPLFEQLSISPECSGSITGG is encoded by the coding sequence ATGCAACCACTCATCGTCACCGCAGCCCTTTTACGTAAGCGAAATCAGGTGCTCATTACGCAGCGCCCTGCCGACAAGCCCCATGGCGGCATGTGGGAACTGCCCGGCGGAAAACTCGATGGCAACGAATCCCCCCAACAAGCCCTGCAAAGGGAATTACGCGAAGAGCTGGGCATCGAGGTTGCGGTCGAGGCTGTCTTCGATGTGGTCTATCATCGTTACGATTGGGGAGCCGTGCTGATTCTGGTTTACGAATGTCGCTGGCTTGGGGGAAAACTTCAGCACCTGGAAGTGGACGATCATCGCTGGATATATCCGCAGGATCATAGCCGATATGACATTCTGCCTGCCGACCGGCCGCTTTTCGAACAACTGAGCATATCCCCGGAATGTTCCGGTTCCATAACAGGCGGCTAA